The following proteins are co-located in the Lepidochelys kempii isolate rLepKem1 chromosome 28, rLepKem1.hap2, whole genome shotgun sequence genome:
- the LOC140904220 gene encoding uncharacterized protein isoform X1, translating to MPPAAAGPCPGSRSLSPAPADTPQPGTGRGFAGHRKGLEQPGAVGAGRKEAGIRENKEQDHQTLGEQLRLPPPPRGPCWGGEIPSLTPPCPAGDFLPLGPARSQRLQGPVTFEAVAVYFTREEGALLDPAQRALSRDVMQETCENVTSLGDGTVSKNKEQKPQHEDAEEVEPNGVLSQRSKGKVFRSNEQRKACQSQETLESERGNQKGENVCKPMNGWGTQKDLKETVTQQKILTEKRKNTCTECGKHFSYHSGLVRHEIIHMKERPYECSECGKSFTQSLKLITHQRIHTGERPYECCECGKRFTRRSNLFTHQRIHTGERPYECSECGTNFTDSSALLKHQRIHVGERPYECCECGKSFTQQASLLTHQRIHTGERPYACSDCRKSFTRRSNLITHQRIHTGERPYECSECGKNFTESSALLKHQRIHTGERPYVCCECGKSFTRSSNLITHQRIHTGERPYECCECGTNFIDSSALLKHQRIHTGERPYECRECGKTFTQSSKLVTHQRTHTGERPYECCKCGKTFIQSSDLIRHERIHTGERPYECCECGKSFTQISSLITHQRIHVGERPYECCECGKSFTQSSYLIRHQRTHKGEHL from the exons ATGCCCCCTGCAGCTGCAGGCCCTTGCCCAGGGTCTcgctctctctccccagcccccgcAGACACCCCCCAGCCCGGGACGGGGCGGGGGTTTGCCGGGCACaggaaggggctggagcagccgggAGCGGTGGGTGCCGGGAGGAAGGAGGCAGGAATCAGGGAGAACAAAGAACAAGATCATCAGACGCTGGGcgagcagctgcggctccccccccccccccggggtccgtgctgggggggggaaatccccTCATTAACCCCTCCCTGCCCGGCCGGGGACTTTCTCCCGCTGGGACCAGCCCGGAGCCAGAGGCTGCAG gggccggtgaccttcgaggcggtggctgtgtatttcaccagggaagagggggctctgctggaccccgctcagagagccctctccagagacgtcatgcaggagacctgtGAGAacgtgacctcgctgg GTGATGGGACGGTGAGTAAGAACAAGGAGCAGAAACCCCAGCATGAAGACGCTGAGGAAGTGGAACCAAATGGGGTATTATCACAAAGATCCAAAGGGAAAGTGTTCAGGAGTAATGAGCAGCGAAAAGCCTGTCAGAGTCAGGAGACGCTGGAGAGCGAACGGGGAAACCAGAAAGGGGAGAATGTATGTAAACCGATGAATGGGTGGGGAACTCAGAAGGACCTCAAAGAAACAGTAACCCAGCAGAAAATACtcacagaaaagagaaaaaatacatgCACTGAGTGCGGGAAACATTTCAGTTACCACTCAGGCCTTGTTAGACATGAGATAATTCACATGAAAGAGAGACCCTACGAATGCAGtgaatgtgggaaaagtttcactcaGAGCTTAAAACTTATTACGCATCAGAGAATTCACACAggggagagaccctatgaatgctgcgagtgtgggaaacgcttcactCGGAGATCAAACCTTTTtacgcatcagagaatccacacaggagagagaccctatgaatgcagtgagtgtgggacaAACTTCACTGACAGTTCAGCCCTTCTTAAACATCAAAGGATCCACgtaggagagagaccctatgaatgctgtgagtgcgggaaaagcttcactcagcAAGCAAGCCTTcttacacatcagagaatccatacaGGGGAGAGACCCTATGCATGCTCTGACTGCAGGAAAAGTTTTACTAGGCGCTCAAACCTTATtacgcatcagagaatccacacaggggagagaccctatgaatgcagtgagtgtgggaaaaacttcactgAGAGCTCAGCCCTTCTTAAACATcaaagaatccacacaggagagagaccctacgtatgctgtgagtgcgggaaaagcttcacacGGAGCTCAAACCTTATTACTCATCAGAGAATACATACAggggagagaccctatgaatgtTGTGAGTGTGGGACAAACTTCATTGACAGCTCAGCCCTTcttaaacatcagagaatccacacaggagagagaccttatgaatgccgtgagtgtgggaaaaccttcactcaGAGCTCAAAACTGGtcacacatcagagaacccacacaggggagagaccctatgaatgctgtaAGTGCGGGAAAACCTTTATTCAGAGCTCAGACCTTATTAGACatgagagaatccacacgggggaGAGACCTTATGAATGCtgcgagtgcgggaaaagcttcactcaaaTCTCAAGCCTTATTACACACCAGAGAATCCATgtgggagagagaccctatgaatgctgcgagtgtgggaaaagcttcactcagagctcaTACCTTATTAGACATCAAAGAACCCATAAAGGAGAGCATTTATGA